Within Gouania willdenowi chromosome 24, fGouWil2.1, whole genome shotgun sequence, the genomic segment tccCCAAATTGTCTGCACCTGCTGTCGAAGgccaacactacatgtagtgcaatttCAGCCTTAACACATGGGgaaaatctttttttctgtctttgtcaGTGGTTTTgaggttttgtcagtttttagcaattttgtgtgtttttggagtcatgtgtgttttttgtgtttttgttgtaattttgagtatttttctgtaatttttgttgtcgatttgtgcctttttgggatcactttctgtatttttgttgtcgttatctttattttcctgtcattttgttgacagtgtGAGTGTCTTTGGCGCTATTCtgtgaatgtgttgttttgtgtgtctttgttgacattttgtttgtttactagGTTGTTGTTActgtatttttggatttttttgtgtaCGTTCCGAATTTTGCtgccaatttttgtgttttgggagttattttgtgtattattgtggcCGTCATTTACAATTTTAGGGGATCTGATTTGGCGGGTTACACTTTTTGGGggttacaccttggtgaggggggaaaaaataggagagagggagtcagggtaggacaatggaaggggtgggtaAAGATAGATTGCCGAaagtgcaatgtgatgttacagttgtgcatattgttcTTCCTGGTCAGATGTTCTATATTAGCTCATTAGATATAATGAAACTTTATTTCTAATATAGCTATTTTTGTCTTAAACATCTTTAGTCAAGGAAAGTCCTTTTAGACTGAGATTAAAGATGCTAGACGGACATTTGAAATGTAACAACtataaataatgaaacaagattattccaaaataaaaaggaatgTTTTATTTGGGACCATTTAAAAGAAACCTCAAAACTTATACAATTTTGTATAATCTCCCTGAGCAGTGTTTTATCATAATATACATATAGGCTTAATATTTGCAACCACAATTAGGATGAAGACATTATTCAGAGCAAACAGCATTTCAGTGGTGGTTCACTTAACTTTAgcattttctattttgatattttttttaaatctcaaaaaTTCTAAAATATGTTTCTTTGAACTCATTAAGAAGAAATGTTTATACTTTCATTTTAACTCCGAGATGGGTTCagtacaaacaaaaataaagtgacAACTAATTTCATGATTTGAAACAGGCACTtggtaaaaacacaaattatctGCAATTTTCACGCCAAATTCCCACGTTCCAATCAAACTTGTAGGACAGTTGTTTCCACGGAGAAACGATAAAGAAGTTAATTTAGTTTTCAGAGGAAAACGTCAGGGATGTTGTTTTTCTGGTGGCCACCGTCAAAGTAGTGACGTGTGTTGAGTTTGCTCGGGGCTGAGACGTACCACATGACCACACCCGTCGGGTTCACCGACACCACAAAGTTTGTGGTGTCCTTCAGCGTCAGCGTCTTGTAGGTGAAGGCATCGGTAATCTGAACAAAAGCAAAAAGGACACTTTGGTCAACACAAAATCTTAAATATATCTTtataaaatcaacaaataaCGCTAAGCTGAACTCAAACAGAAAATTACTTTGGTTTAACTTGAATTTAGTCTTTATAAATAATACTGTAACTAAATCACCACTAACTTTTTATATCAATTCTAAATGGAGAGACTTAATTCAATTTTGTAATGATAAAAATGTCTTGGGCATAGAAAAGATTAATTTATCTTATTAAGTTATCACTGTTCTCTTTACATTTGTTGCTCCACTgccaaataatatatatatatatagatatatatatatatatatatatttttaaactggtATAATTGCAGGGTGTTTGATTATATCTGTAACACTCATCAATATATATTACTAAAGAATGTTATTTTGATGTGATTTCCATTTTTCTTGcagtactttttgttttaatgctttaaatgaaaaaattaaaaggaaaaatgtaAGATCACATTCTATTATGAGCACAACCAAAATGAATTCACGTTAATCCTTCATTTTTATGACAACATAtgcagacaaaaataaataaataaaacataatatattGTGCTCAAGCCCTAAAAACATTGATTAGGAGAAGCAGGATCTGAATCGTACTCTGTAGCTTCCCATGGTGTAGTTGAGTTTTCCAAGGGACGTCTGGTAGCGGTAAGGCATATCAGTGCGACGGCTGAAGAACACTAAAGCACTGTTGTTGTTAGACAATGGGCGCCAGAACACCTCAATTTTACTCTTCTcctgaggaaaaaaagaaaaaaagaaaatgagtgAGAAGATAACACACACAGAGGTCATCAGTCATGGAATCAATACCTGCAGAATGCGCCGTCCCTGGATGCCTAATGGGTCCTGGTTGATAATAATGACCATTTTGTTCTGCAGGATGTTCCGTGCGCTGCTGCTGATGGTTCGCAGGTCGTTGGACATGAACAGAGGAGCGGCCATGATGGCCCACAGAGCCATCTGAGAGCGAGACTGATCCAGGCTCAGACCAAAGTCACCAACAATCAGCTGTGAAGAAACACATACGACACAGGTGATAGGATTTACAGGGAAACACTAtagaacaataataattttttgccgttgtcattatttttgctgATACTGACAATATAATCAATACAGTTGTCAAGTAAATGtttctttaaacattttataaataaaaagaaggaaaaaaaaagaccagtGGTACCCAATTAGTGgtatgcgtacccctgggggtgcAGGAGCACATTGtagggggtactcggaaagattcaacaattaaataaaaaataatcaagaaatatttccagtttttttaggctactttttttgttgttgacaaaTTCACGACAAACTAATcatactattgctcaataaaatgcTATTTTTTCTTGTAATGTATTGAAAGAGGATTACATAATTAGCTAGATTTTACATAGGAGACCGTATTTACTAATGAAGTaatcttatttattatttatagtgtttttattctggaaaaaaaaaaaaaaaaaaaaaaaaaaaaaaaaaaaatcgatgaATTGCCTCTTAGCACATTCTTaccctatttatttatctatttattgtgtttgaatGAAATGTGATTTGCATCAAGGGGGATTGTGGTCAAATTAATCACTTTAATTTACACTCATTGTTtggaatttgtagattaagccttagggaaccaatgttggagacacagtttggggtttaggagagcccgctgttccacaaacgattaaatatatatatatatatatatatatatatatatatatatatatatatactgatatgaagagggggcaCATATGATTTAACATCAGTGtaaagggggtacacgggacaaaaaagattgggaaccactgctatagaatGTAAAGGTGTTCAAACCCTTCAAACATATCATTTATTTCATCGTCGCACCATGTCAGGGTCGTTCCACCTCCCAGGTCCCGCTGCTGGTATCAGTACATCCTGGTTTCCAAAGAACCAGTCAACAATGGCGAGCACACTGCCCCACGAGTCCTGGATGTCCACGTAGTTTCTCCAAAGGTTGCAGATTTCACCCAACATAGCGTAATTAACCTTAAAGTAGAACATGAATGAAAAATCAAATGCTAAAttcatttgaggaaaaaaaagtgcatttaaaagCATCAGAACAGAAACCAACCAAACAGCAAGTTTTTTACTGATTATACCAGTGCTTTTCAACCTCGGGGTCATGTATGTGGAGTGATTGGTcttaaaaacattcacaaatataaatatacaattttcacatgtgttttttagattttcacatgtgtttttcagaattttcacgagtaatttgtgtgttgatgtttctgaaaaacacatgtaaaaatctaaaaaaaattgaaaatctaaaaaatgtgaaaatctaaaaaacaagtgaaaataattttaaaaaaaacatctaaaaataataaatatatgaaaattgTGGATAGAGGAATTAAAATGAAgctgcctgaaatgtctagtaattgataaaataaattactgattaaaattatatatatatatatatatatgtttaatcattattaaatcATTATTCTTTAACACATAATCTCAAACAAAAGTattctaaactttcactttctcaaatataaacatagttcaaattaaatacaatataGAAAAATCACAGCTGACACAATTTAATTAACATGATCAGAAACTATTTATAGAGAAAAAACGTCtctggggtcgcctggaatttgtgatataaaaatggggtcacgacccaaaaaatgtTTGGAACCACTAGGTGATACCTTGGGTGGGAGGCCACCTTGATAGGCCGGCCAGCTGCAGGAGTAGCCAATCTGTCGCCCCGTTGCATTCAAAGCCTTTGACATCAGAGGATAACCTGCCAGAAACAGCATTAGAAACCAGACGCTATCTAAAGCGTGAAGAAGAatcagtgggcgtggcctaccCTTTTCCTTCTCGGTGGCGTTAGAGTAACAGCCGTCATATTTAAACATGTCCACCTCCCACTCAGCAAATGTCTCGGCGTCGATTTCGATCTTGTCCAGAGGAGTGCCGGGGTAGCCGCCGCATGTGTGCGTGCCCATGTCCCCGTAGATGCCCAGTTTGAGGCCTCTGTCATGCATGTACCCAGCAAGTTTCTTTATTCCTCCAGGAAACCTGAAAAGAATCAGAAAAGTCatcaaataaaagttaaaaaaataaaattgaggctggtgcctcctggcctctcagcctgcccttcctccATCTCACCGAGCACACCTGATTCTGATCGTTAATCAGGTGGAGTAGCTGTAttaaagggctgagaggaccagaagaAAGGAGACATCATCAAcaaccagcagcagacatgtggcGAGAGTTTCTCCAGCTCCACATTCAATGATTGTGATttagttattttagtttgggctGGAAATGACTAATAGTtctgttttcatgtttcttaatgtagatttttgtagtttagagggtggacgctggATGCGACACACCTGTATACGGTTGGTCCAGTGTCCTCCatacttttgttcagtttggccaggatctccagtccctttgttttgtttgagttAGTGTTGATTCTGTTgctacttttttaaaaactttgctTTAATAAACAATTTAAAGCAGTGGTGGACTGGCCATCATCCCAAAGAGGGCTGGTCTGGtacctgtttgttttttgttttttttagagcgAGTGGTGGCAGACGTGTTAACTGGTAGCcaagaatggtccaaaagtggcacaaatgTGGCAAGGAATgagtaaaaagtgactaaaatgggccaaaagcagccaagagtgagcaaaaaatgggcaaatgaaGAAGAACCGAGTGGTATGTAATGataaagggtagcttaaatgagaaaaatgtggcaaacaatagtgaaaaagggcaaaaatgtggaacaaaaacaggcaacatttagggaaaaaaggaaacaagtggtatttattgagcaagaggtagcttatttggaggaaaagtggccaaaaaaattaaacgtTTGTATCAAATTATAAAgcgtcaaaaagaacttgcaaaaattgacaaaaaataggaaacaaATGATATTTATTGGCTAAAGGTACAGTACCTAAAGTAttaaagtgtcagaactttttgaaaagggtcaaaaaatgggacaaaggaagttgatTGACAAAGGAAGTGGATTGAGAGAAAAACAATCAATCCACATTATATTGAGTTGTTATTAAGTGAATAATCATGGGAAGTTCAAAGGTTTTGTCTTTATCACACTGATACCAACACTGCAGTGCTCACAGATCTGCAGAGAAACATGTGACCATCACACTTTCACAACAGTCGAGTCTTGACTCAGAATATAAAGTTTTATTGGTCGTCGCTGGGTCGAGGGGTCCATAGTatacactgcacacacacactactataCCTCATGGGATCAGCCTGCAGTCGTCCATGTTCGTCTCTGTTCATGGACGACCAACAGTCGTCGATGTTGACGTAGACGTAGCCGAGCTCCCTCCATCCGTCCTCTGACAGCCTGTCTGCCATGTCTCTGAACAGATTCTCACTGGGAGGAAAACGAGAGAAAACGGATAGGACTTCACAATAAATGTGAATAATATCTAGTTTTAATTCAAGGTTTGTGGTTTACAAGTCGGGGCTCACGGTGCAATAATGACTCAAAGTAAGTGGCAAATGACCATTTAGgagttttttctctttaaaattcataaaataacatgacagtaagtaagtaagtaagtatttatttataaagcgcttttcgcagataaaatcacaaagtgctgtacacagaaacaataaacatacatttacatcacatgtgtagcatcataaaagggcagtaaaaattaaaaataaaatcttgttaactaaaagcttttttgaaaagcgaagtcttcaaatgttttttaaaagtgtccacgcagtAATACATATTGTGTTCTCTCATCTCAATCTTTAAAATCAATCCAATTGAAAGCATCCCTATTATtgctattgttattattattttgttagtgtttatttaacccagtggttcccaaccttttttgggtcgtggcCCCATTTTGATCAAAAATGTCCAgcaaccccagagacattttttttttcttcctagaattcgtttttgatcatgtttattattaatttattgtctattcatttatttattaagtgttccacctcagatatttctacactacattttatttgaattatatttatatttgagaaaggttAAGTatatgatacagttatttgatatgtaATGTATGTGAtgtatatttgaaaaataattcaaaaaattgtaaaacaaatatagatatatatatatatgtaattttatacctttttttttttcaaccaattacatttcaggtgaccccattttaattccaggtgaccccacatcaggtcccaaccccaaggttgaaaaacgctgaTTTAACCAGAACAAgcttgccttgtgtataaaacgtgctacacaaatacatttgccatttCCTTGCCTTTTTGTGACTAAGACTTTTTAAATAACACAACCTATCACTAGTTTTATTATAAGTGATATTTGGATGAGTTTCtctcatattttgtttttttttttttttttttttttgagagaaTGAATTTGCTTTCACAGTTTTTACAAAACCTTTATGTACCTGATGCAGTTCTGTGGGTCATCTTTACAGTCGATGTCACAGCGAAATCGCTCCCACGCCAGCCAACCCATAGGGGGGGTCCTCATCAGTCCATTGTCCAGAGTAAGGGTGGTCCCCAGTAAGCAGGTCACAACAAGCAGCAGTGGGAAACGCATCCCTGTAGAGGACGACACAACACACACCATCAGGAACCCCCAAACTACAGCcctatattgttttttattttttactttgatcAATAAACTCTGatattttgtcaaatataaaagaagagaaaaagagtAATATTTTTATACATTGGAATTTGATCACCTTTTTTTTACTGCTTACaaagatcatttttaaaatagatttgtgTTTAACTTTCAAATTGTAGAAAATGtatcagtttttattagttttaacaacaaaaaaatggttggttatgttttttttttttcgtcagCTTTAGTTTGCCATCTCATCACCAGCGactaatacaatttctttgcaTCATAAGCCAAAATTTAAGCAAAACAATATATTGATTATATTAGTTATTTTGATTTCTAATTATTAACATACCTTTCctattgattttattatttattgaattaaacaaaatctattttcagttgcactttcaaaaagaaaacaaactattatgcagttttgcattgtttactatagaaccggAATCTAAATttataggcttcttcttcatttgtattattcctttatttatttcattcaagatttatttttaattaaattgcattgttttgaatagtttatcaagcgattcttttgacaatgaaaaatgaaaggaaaatagtacagtattttctattttttttcctcaaaaaaataaaggaatatttttcaatcatttgtcgacagtcccattttgcaaaataaatcatgagagaatcgtatcgtgatcccagtattgtgaatcgttacatccctataaactaaactaaacaaaaacaaatattaactaACTTTAGTAGTTTTTGtcgctaaataaataaagttgaatttaattgaatgttCTTGGTGAGCTTCAAAGTCAAAATGACCAAACAGTAAAATGTGCGCATTATATACATCACGTTATATACGGTTTTAAACAGTGATATATATAcagttcagttttgtttatttgttgtttcagtctaacaaaataTTGAAACATAAATCCCaatttcaaaatatatataacaagactgaaaccgGCAGAAGTAAAATGCTTTtatgcccaacataaataaCATTCAAGTACAAAACATACAAGAGAAATGCAAGcatttaacaattacatttgagttgcctttttttcaaataatgcaaaaatatataaatacatttatacacATGTACCTTattttatatacaacatttaagtaatgccaaaaaaaacaaaaacataaatctccTGCTTCACATAAatctctaaaatatattgtgatattttctttttgaaattaaataatgtcactcatttttatttctttatcaacagaATTCCACAAATTAACCCCAAGAATTCGTTTACCATACTAATCTTGCTTTTAGTAAATTAAACAAAGTACAGTAGTTTAGTTTCATTTTCtaatatttgcatttatttatttccttttaatgaCATTATAAAAGTGATGTAAATTAACcccaggtgcaaacacacacctgTAAGTCTCACCTGACTCGGGTGTGACCACATAAAACCATCAACATCCTACCAGGTGACTTCAGAAATAATAACATATATGCTGGCTGTAAGGAATAacgtttacattacattaatatcATTATAAACACAATGCGTCTTAATATTTGACACTAAACTGAAGTGTTTAGGCTTTTAGCAGCTAAAATCTATCTTAATTTGGATATATTTGTGCGATTTaagcacataaaatgacttttaaacGTTAACCAAATATAGCATAAGGAAATTGTTAGCGTTTAAAGTTTTTGTTTCAGGTGATGAATACCTACTGATGTCCAGAGAAGGCTCTCAGTGCGAAAACAGAGGTTGGAGAACAGTGGACACGAAGCAGAAGCGCTTCTTGAGATCACAAGGTCTGAGAATAAAAAACTGTAACAAACCACTGCTGCTGCGCCGACAAACCCGGAAGTGAGAACCACGTGACACGTCAAAGTCGTCAGCTGACTATAACAAAGCCTGGTAGTTTTGTTTGCCTACCTATACGGCTGTGGTTTACCCCTATCTTCATTATAGGAGGATTAGGTATTATTTTAATAGAGACGAAATTtggagattaaagtcaaaatttggagaataaagtcgaaatgtcgcttttaatcttgaaattttgacttttttgatacgcccaaaattattttctccatcaaaattggccctaatacTCTTCCGTAcgattataatataatatagaaatataatataatgtagaaaaagattaaattaaattcaactaaacaatgaaaattaaataaaatcaaattattaaattaagcagaattaaaataaattagattaaattcaattacattaaatttaaaaaaaaaaaatatatatatatatatatatatatatatataaatgattatAGGCTACATTATAAAAGAGCAAACATTGCATTTTCTAAAGAtgttttttatgtatgtatataactAAGTGTCATCattgttttgtaaaaaataaataaataaataaataaaatgttttaaaaatttgtaaaaaaaaaaaaaaaaaaaatttaaaaaatatattttttacaatCTTTACTGTTGCTAAATTACGTACTAAATGCTTGtccatgtggatcttgttgggttctttctttcttactttggactctatattttgtaatttgcgctatataaataaagtttaattgaattgaattgaaataactTTCACTGTTTGCTTCCTCTTTTACCGTAAAGTAAGTTGAACCATTGCATATAGGATTTAAACCTTTTCATTTCTTCaaggaaaacaaacacatcGTTCAAGTGTTTGAAAATATGCGCTACAAATGGGAGAAATAAGGAGTAATGGTTGACCTTGCGTTGCTCATATTGGATATTCCATTCAAGGAAGTAGAGGGGTGGAACTGGTTATACAGGAGTCCAGGTTTGCTATAAAGGTGCTGGTGAACTTTTTTAACTGAGCTAACATTTATCTATTTAATCGAAATCTGTATATTATTGTTCAAAAATTGTCATTAAAGGGTTGTTTGGATAAAAAAAGATGAGTTCAATGAGAGTCAACGCCCCTCTTTTACAACATGATGAATTTCCTGTGAAATGAAGAGAGGCGGGGCGGTGATACTAAAAACTATTGAGGAAGTCATGGCTGAGACAGGTAAGAATTTTAAGTCAAAACTCGAAGAAAAAGTTAATTCAGGGTAAATTATTAGAAACAAATCGTTGGATACTAATAATGCAGCTTCTGGAACcattgtttacattgtttttaaagtaacaaCAGTGTTTCTGTGGCTGCATGAGttctttacattttaataactttgtttatctttttttgttataaagTATTAAAGACTGGACTGCAATGAACCTAACTTGTTTTTTGACTGCTAACTAcaagttatatatttttttaactattaaaatcacttttttttttttttttaaagttcagaCATCTCAGGacatgtggttttaaaaatatttctgtaGGTTATTAAGAGAATAACAGAAATGTTTTATGCTTAATGGTTTATAATGTATATTTGAAAGTGATTTGGTTTTACTATAAAAGATATGAGTTTGAAACTGGTCATTTGATTAGAGccttggttcccaaagtggggtacgggtacccttaggcccaggggtacgcaaattgacATAGGGGGTACATTAATACAATTAAGAAAATTACACATTTGCCTATTTAAAATTAagataagatgttttcttgtgtgcttacagattattattatttattatatatattgttcCTCAACAGGCTAGGTAATATTCTGTCAAATGTCACTGTAGGGCTGTGTtttatatgacattacattattatgtttttttaagtgtgcaggagtagggggtacgtatcttcaggttaaatgtctgaaggggtacgggactgtggaatgtttgggaaccactgttttaaattGAACAGTTTAAAACTGGTCATTTGATTAAGGCATAAATGAATTAAGGCCAGAAATTTACACgtttacacatttacacatttaaacatGAACTTCATGACATAGAatggaatagaatagaatacacctttattaatccccaaaGGGGAACTTcacatttgcagcaacacagtaggcctatatatacacagtataagAGCAGAGATTAagaacaaaagtaaataaaaatactaaCATAGGATAACAGTGCAAAAGATGTAAACATacataactagaatatttgcatttcctgaagaaaatgcaagtgaggatgcaggtgcaaGCCCGTGTCACACAGCATTAGCGCAGCATTCATATTAACATAACTTCACATTAGCCTTACATTAGCACGAACCTagcgatacaactttttcatttccgatatgcttccgatattgcagccttgtgtatcggccgataccgatattgatccgatatcagcatgaatcatacatacttttattactttattttttttttttaaataaaaaaataatcattacttattttgtagtgtggaatgttagaaaaggcttgatcaagtgataaactcaaacagagaacaatagtcagcaacagtaggtatgagaaaaactgacccatttattattaaccaattggttacataaattttaaccttcaacttaatatttacagtatcctacaatttaataaaattaaaaaaaaaaagataagagaaaacaaattgaaaatTTGAATacgatattcattttcaggctgatatcggatcaggacaccctagaaaaaagtggaaatggattgaaattagaaaaataacaacaatagcagaaagaaagaaacatgtTAATGTCAATAATTAATGTGTTTGAAACAATTGTAGCTTGTTTACATTTACAGGAATCTGAATCCTTCCACTCTCTTTTTCTTTAGGTGTTCccgtggtgctgaaacatgtcCTCAGATGTACAGCAGCAGGCTTTGTGTTCGGGCAAGTGGCATTATTTGCTGTGTTTCAACCATCGCTGGTTGATCAAGCCATGCTGGGGGCAGCTTCTTTAGCTGCTGCCCAAGCCGGTTCCACTGGTATAGCTGTGGTGGCAGCATGCCTTATGTTCACTTCTGCGATCTTATCTTTGGGAAGTGGTTTCCTGCTCGCCGCCTTGGATCTGAAGCTGCTGACTAAAGCCGGGACGAACCTTCCGTGGGTCACCGAGGTCACAGCAGGAGCTTCTGTGGTCGTGGGCTCCGTCTCAGTCGGACTGCTGCTGAACATTTTCCCAATATGGATCTACATTTCAGGACAAGTCGTCTTGGTCCTTATTGTCTACGCATACTCTGATATCAGCGACATGACCAAAGctttgttgattattttcacTACATTATACATGACCATAACCTGTGGAAGGATGGGTGTCATTTTTGGATTCCTCAGCTTGATTTTGATCATCGTTTTAATTTTTGGGATTCGCATGACTCTGCCACAGATTTTCAGACAGATGCCTCAGTCTAAATCTGGGTGCAAGTTGTTGGAGAGAATCTACTTCTACTCTATTTGTGTGGGGACTCAGGGCTTTTTCTTAGGCCTAGGTGTAAGTGCAACACAGGGTGGTTCATTGACGGAGCTAACCTCGGTGCTACAGTCAGTCCTGTGGGTGGTGTTCCTATCGG encodes:
- the naga gene encoding alpha-N-acetylgalactosaminidase — translated: MRFPLLLVVTCLLGTTLTLDNGLMRTPPMGWLAWERFRCDIDCKDDPQNCISENLFRDMADRLSEDGWRELGYVYVNIDDCWSSMNRDEHGRLQADPMRFPGGIKKLAGYMHDRGLKLGIYGDMGTHTCGGYPGTPLDKIEIDAETFAEWEVDMFKYDGCYSNATEKEKGYPLMSKALNATGRQIGYSCSWPAYQGGLPPKVNYAMLGEICNLWRNYVDIQDSWGSVLAIVDWFFGNQDVLIPAAGPGRWNDPDMLIVGDFGLSLDQSRSQMALWAIMAAPLFMSNDLRTISSSARNILQNKMVIIINQDPLGIQGRRILQEKSKIEVFWRPLSNNNSALVFFSRRTDMPYRYQTSLGKLNYTMGSYRITDAFTYKTLTLKDTTNFVVSVNPTGVVMWYVSAPSKLNTRHYFDGGHQKNNIPDVFL